From Primulina huaijiensis isolate GDHJ02 chromosome 15, ASM1229523v2, whole genome shotgun sequence, one genomic window encodes:
- the LOC140959647 gene encoding uncharacterized protein isoform X2 translates to MVRRSGASRTEIVDSLVEACKHCGSNLYVFDLLIKTYVQARKLREAVEAFRLLRHRNICVSINACNSLLGGLGRIGWVDLAVEVYEEIVKKRPDLNVYTLNIMVNVLCKDGKMEKVNKFLMEMEERGILADIVTHNTLINAYFREGCTEKGFELMRSMEGKGLKPCLLTYNLIINGLCKNGQYERAKKVLNEMVQFGLYPDTTTYNGLLVECCKKDDTEEAEGIIEEMMHLGVVPDLISYSSIVGLFSRTGNLEKMIAYYNAMQSKGLIPDTVVYTILIGGFCRNGAIVEAMKVRNEMVKQGCHMDVVTYNTILNGLCKEKMLGEADKLLNEMIERGVYPDFCTYTTLINGYCKSRQMDKAITLFGHMLQRNLKPDVVTYNTLIDGFCRIGEMKRAMELMDDMISKTVHPNDITYGTLINGFCNDGFLSHAFGLWNEMVDNGIQPNLVICNSLIKGYSRYGDLTKAYDFLKKMELKGVFPNCITYNTLILGFMKDENVNTAFDLVNRMETEGLVPDVTTYNAILHGFCRLGRVQEAEKIYRKMIEGGIDPDKSSYTSLINGYVSQDNLKEAFKFHDEMLRRGFVPDDKF, encoded by the coding sequence ATGGTTAGGAGAAGCGGGGCTTCAAGAACCGAGATTGTAGATTCTTTAGTTGAGGCTTGTAAACATTGTGGGTCgaatttatatgtttttgatTTGTTAATTAAGACTTATGTACAAGCTAGGAAGTTAAGGGAGGCTGTAGAGGCGTTCCGTTTGTTGAGACATCGAAATATTTGTGTATCTATAAATGCTTGTAATAGTCTTCTTGGAGGACTTGGCAGGATCGGGTGGGTTGATTTGGCTGTAGAAGTGTATGAAGAGATTGTGAAAAAAAGACCGGATCTGAATGTCTATACCCTTAACATCATGGTAAATGTGTTATGTAAAGATGGGAAAATGGAAAAGGTGAACAAATTTTTGATGGAAATGGAAGAAAGAGGGATTCTTGCAGATATTGTCACCCATAATACTTTGATTAATGCATATTTTCGAGAAGGGTGCACGGAAAAAGGCTTCGAGTTGATGAGGTCGATGGAGGGTAAGGGTTTGAAACCATGTTTGTTGACTTATAATTTGATTATCAATGGCTTGTGTAAAAATGGGCAGTATGAGAGAGCCAAGAAAGTTTTGAATGAGATGGTCCAGTTTGGGTTGTATCCCGATACTACCACATATAATGGACTGCTAGTTGAATGTTGTAAAAAAGATGACACAGAGGAAGCTGAGGGTATTATTGAAGAAATGATGCATTTGGGTGTTGTCCCTGATTTGATTAGTTATAGTTCGATTGTTGGTTTGTTTTCGAGAACTGGGAATCTTGAGAAGATGATAGCTTATTATAACGCTATGCAATCCAAAGGCTTGATACCTGATACTGTTGTTTATACAATTCTTATTGGTGGATTCTGCAGAAATGGCGCTATCGTAGAAGCTATGAAGGTACGCAATGAAATGGTGAAACAGGGTTGCCACATGGATGTGGTGACTTACAACACTATCTTGAATGGCTTGTGTAAAGAAAAGATGCTTGGCGAGGCAGATAAacttttaaatgaaatgatTGAAAGGGGTGTTTATCCTGATTTTTGCACGTATACGACTCTTATAAATGGCTATTGTAAGTCCCGGCAAATGGATAAGGCTATAACCTTGTTTGGACACATGCTTCAGAGAAATCTGAAGCCGGATGTGGTCACATACAATACCTTGATCGATGGATTTTGTAGGATAGGTGAAATGAAAAGAGCCATGGAGTTGATGGATGATATGATTTCTAAAACTGTACATCCCAATGATATCACATATGGTACACTAATAAATGGATTCTGTAACGATGGTTTTCTGTCTCATGCATTCGGATTGTGGAATGAGATGGTTGACAATGGTATTCAACCAAACCTTGTGATTTGCAATTCTCTCATCAAAGGCTACAGCAGATATGGTGATCTAACAAAGGCATatgatttcttgaagaaaatggAATTGAAAGGGGTTTTTCCCAATTGCATCACATATAACACTCTCATTCTTGGATTCATGAAAGATGAGAATGTTAATACAGCTTTTGACTTGGTAAATCGAATGGAAACCGAAGGTCTAGTTCCTGATGTAACAACATATAATGCTATTCTCCACGGGTTTTGCAGGCTAGGTAGAGTGCAAGAAGCTGAAAAAATATACAGAAAGATGATAGAGGGTGGCATTGACCCTGATAAATCATCATATACATCGTTAATAAACGGTTATGTTTCTCAGGATAATTTGAAGGAAGCTTTTAAATTCCATGATGAAATGCTGCGAAGAGGTTTTGTGCCTGACGATAAGTTTTAG
- the LOC140958502 gene encoding Holliday junction resolvase MOC1, chloroplastic-like, producing the protein MVYMPSDSSDIHPYSSGLFMESLPIQFFPPKPPCLMTSSIAGKLSTSLLLRLPPTVFRPFATISDLETVTIAEPAVRYPRPKGGRAVRSKLNLDAQQLKLKWLESISFPLPDNYQIQDSELRDLDCCKAGSGLVVGVDPDLSGALAVLKPDNSPQVFDSPHLKVLIGKRVRKRLDAKSIIQLLQTIDAPIGTTAYIEQSIPFPQDGKQGWWSGGFGYGLWIGILVASGFSVVPVPSFVWKNEFKLSGDRSSKDDSRDLASTLFPSISSLLKRKKDHGRAEALLIAAYGKGLKANFHSSRMLEESDTLQTT; encoded by the exons ATGGTGTACATGCCCTCCGATTCCAGTGATATTCATCCGTATTCCAGCGGACTTTTTATGGAATCTCTTCCAATCCAATTCTTCCCTCCAAAACCCCCATGTTTGATGACCTCATCAATCGCCGGCAAATTATCCACGTCGCTCCTCCTCCGCCTCCCTCCCACTGTATTCCGGCCTTTTGCCACCATCAGTGACCTGGAAACAGTCACAATTGCGGAACCCGCAGTCCGGTACCCCAGACCTAAAGGCGGTAGAGCCGTTAGAAGTAAGCTAAACTTAGATGCTCAGCAATTGAAATTGAAGTGGCTGGAGTCCATTTCGTTCCCGTTGCCAGATAATTATCAAATCCAAGATTCAGAATTGAGAGATTTGGATTGCTGCAAAGCTGGCTCGGGTCTGGTTGTTGGGGTCGACCCGGATCTCTCTGGTGCCTTGGCAGTCTTAAAACCGGATAATTCTCCTCAG GTATTTGATTCTCCTCACTTGAAAGTACTGATAGGAAAAAGAGTGCGAAAGCGCTTGGATGCAAAGTCAATCATTCAATTACTTCAAACCATTGATGCTCCAATTG GAACCACTGCATATATAGAGCAATCAATTCCTTTTCCCCAAGATGGCAAGCAG GGATGGTGGAGCGGGGGATTTGGCTATGGATTGTGGATAGGGATTCTGGTGGCATCAGGATTTTCTGTTGTTCCAGTTCCATCATTTGTTTGGAAGAATGAATTTAAACTATCGGGAGATCGTTCAAGCAAG GATGATAGCCGTGATCTTGCGTCCACTCTATTTCCGTCCATTAGTTCCTTGTTGAAAAGGAAGAAAGATCATG GTCGTGCTGAGGCTTTGCTCATTGCGGCCTATGGCAAAGGACTGAAGGCGAACTTCCATTCCTCTCGCATGTTGGAAGAATCTGATACCTTACAAACAACATAA
- the LOC140959647 gene encoding uncharacterized protein isoform X1, which translates to MGIRHIFFCYHKQFSKIGRSICVQNKNGYSSDSQTLTSASFIVENILWALKKGGSINNHLFFQLNPFIYTQILYICCNNLQMGQKFIDLVAINHPNFKHSSSSISAAVHTLVKSKRMSDAQALVLRMVRRSGASRTEIVDSLVEACKHCGSNLYVFDLLIKTYVQARKLREAVEAFRLLRHRNICVSINACNSLLGGLGRIGWVDLAVEVYEEIVKKRPDLNVYTLNIMVNVLCKDGKMEKVNKFLMEMEERGILADIVTHNTLINAYFREGCTEKGFELMRSMEGKGLKPCLLTYNLIINGLCKNGQYERAKKVLNEMVQFGLYPDTTTYNGLLVECCKKDDTEEAEGIIEEMMHLGVVPDLISYSSIVGLFSRTGNLEKMIAYYNAMQSKGLIPDTVVYTILIGGFCRNGAIVEAMKVRNEMVKQGCHMDVVTYNTILNGLCKEKMLGEADKLLNEMIERGVYPDFCTYTTLINGYCKSRQMDKAITLFGHMLQRNLKPDVVTYNTLIDGFCRIGEMKRAMELMDDMISKTVHPNDITYGTLINGFCNDGFLSHAFGLWNEMVDNGIQPNLVICNSLIKGYSRYGDLTKAYDFLKKMELKGVFPNCITYNTLILGFMKDENVNTAFDLVNRMETEGLVPDVTTYNAILHGFCRLGRVQEAEKIYRKMIEGGIDPDKSSYTSLINGYVSQDNLKEAFKFHDEMLRRGFVPDDKF; encoded by the coding sequence ATGGGGATCAGACATATATTCTTCTGTTATCACAAGCAATTCTCCAAAATAGGGCGCTCAATTTGTGTTCAAAACAAGAATGGCTATTCATCCGATTCACAAACTCTTACTTCTGCTTCTTTCATAGTGGAAAATATTTTGTGGGCTCTTAAGAAAGGTGGGTCAATAAATAACCACTTGTTTTTTCAGTTAAACCCATTTATATATACTCAAATTCTGTACATATGTTGCAACAATTTACAAATGGGTcagaaatttattgatttagtaGCTATAAATCACCCAAATTTCAAGCATTCTTCCAGTTCCATCAGTGCTGCAGTTCACACATTAGTTAAAAGTAAAAGAATGTCTGATGCGCAGGCTTTGGTTCTCCGAATGGTTAGGAGAAGCGGGGCTTCAAGAACCGAGATTGTAGATTCTTTAGTTGAGGCTTGTAAACATTGTGGGTCgaatttatatgtttttgatTTGTTAATTAAGACTTATGTACAAGCTAGGAAGTTAAGGGAGGCTGTAGAGGCGTTCCGTTTGTTGAGACATCGAAATATTTGTGTATCTATAAATGCTTGTAATAGTCTTCTTGGAGGACTTGGCAGGATCGGGTGGGTTGATTTGGCTGTAGAAGTGTATGAAGAGATTGTGAAAAAAAGACCGGATCTGAATGTCTATACCCTTAACATCATGGTAAATGTGTTATGTAAAGATGGGAAAATGGAAAAGGTGAACAAATTTTTGATGGAAATGGAAGAAAGAGGGATTCTTGCAGATATTGTCACCCATAATACTTTGATTAATGCATATTTTCGAGAAGGGTGCACGGAAAAAGGCTTCGAGTTGATGAGGTCGATGGAGGGTAAGGGTTTGAAACCATGTTTGTTGACTTATAATTTGATTATCAATGGCTTGTGTAAAAATGGGCAGTATGAGAGAGCCAAGAAAGTTTTGAATGAGATGGTCCAGTTTGGGTTGTATCCCGATACTACCACATATAATGGACTGCTAGTTGAATGTTGTAAAAAAGATGACACAGAGGAAGCTGAGGGTATTATTGAAGAAATGATGCATTTGGGTGTTGTCCCTGATTTGATTAGTTATAGTTCGATTGTTGGTTTGTTTTCGAGAACTGGGAATCTTGAGAAGATGATAGCTTATTATAACGCTATGCAATCCAAAGGCTTGATACCTGATACTGTTGTTTATACAATTCTTATTGGTGGATTCTGCAGAAATGGCGCTATCGTAGAAGCTATGAAGGTACGCAATGAAATGGTGAAACAGGGTTGCCACATGGATGTGGTGACTTACAACACTATCTTGAATGGCTTGTGTAAAGAAAAGATGCTTGGCGAGGCAGATAAacttttaaatgaaatgatTGAAAGGGGTGTTTATCCTGATTTTTGCACGTATACGACTCTTATAAATGGCTATTGTAAGTCCCGGCAAATGGATAAGGCTATAACCTTGTTTGGACACATGCTTCAGAGAAATCTGAAGCCGGATGTGGTCACATACAATACCTTGATCGATGGATTTTGTAGGATAGGTGAAATGAAAAGAGCCATGGAGTTGATGGATGATATGATTTCTAAAACTGTACATCCCAATGATATCACATATGGTACACTAATAAATGGATTCTGTAACGATGGTTTTCTGTCTCATGCATTCGGATTGTGGAATGAGATGGTTGACAATGGTATTCAACCAAACCTTGTGATTTGCAATTCTCTCATCAAAGGCTACAGCAGATATGGTGATCTAACAAAGGCATatgatttcttgaagaaaatggAATTGAAAGGGGTTTTTCCCAATTGCATCACATATAACACTCTCATTCTTGGATTCATGAAAGATGAGAATGTTAATACAGCTTTTGACTTGGTAAATCGAATGGAAACCGAAGGTCTAGTTCCTGATGTAACAACATATAATGCTATTCTCCACGGGTTTTGCAGGCTAGGTAGAGTGCAAGAAGCTGAAAAAATATACAGAAAGATGATAGAGGGTGGCATTGACCCTGATAAATCATCATATACATCGTTAATAAACGGTTATGTTTCTCAGGATAATTTGAAGGAAGCTTTTAAATTCCATGATGAAATGCTGCGAAGAGGTTTTGTGCCTGACGATAAGTTTTAG